One stretch of Miscanthus floridulus cultivar M001 chromosome 18, ASM1932011v1, whole genome shotgun sequence DNA includes these proteins:
- the LOC136522535 gene encoding uncharacterized protein At3g17950-like: protein MSRRVDHIAVTAPQPTAPPATAYKPFNALHQWRPPPRHLALPTPGHASAGAGGAGDIMDLDADMIPTSPSADSSPSSSDLDTESTGSFFPDRSTTLGTLMGVSAFGERRAARAPAAAGEDTAEGAQRASPDREEARSGVGVWRRRRRRRRRHGRGRSSLGGSWWRLCRDHGDGIGPPTSLGEILDMERQLAGANFLCDDGGTGASGRETPVAATALFEDGRVRPPQQPAAEERGRWRLLRASEGSSSTTTSSLARLPVLLTGICSGGAG from the exons ATGAGTCGTCGGGTCGACCACATCGCCGTCACAGCACCACAACCAACTGCCCCGCCAGCAACTGCCTATAAACCCTTTAACGCCCTCCACCAGTGGCGTCCACCACCACGACACCTCGCCTTGCCCACACCAGGCCACGCCTCTGCCGGAGCGGGCGGGGCCGGCGATATAATGGACCTCGACGCCGACATGATCCCGACCTCCCCCTCCGCCGACTCCTCGCCCTCCTCCTCCGACCTCGACACCGAG TCGACGGGGTCCTTCTTCCCGGACCGGAGCACGACGCTGGGCACACTGATGGGCGTGTCAGCGTTCGGCGAGCGGCGGGCAGCgagggcgccggcggcggcgggcgaggaTACGGCGGAGGGAGCGCAGCGCGCGTCGCCGGATAGGGAGGAGGCAAGGAGCGGCGTGGGCGTGTGGCGGCGCCGccggagacggcggcggcggcacggccgCGGGCGCAGCAGCCTGGGCGGGAGCTGGTGGCGGCTGTGCCGTGACCACGGCGACGGCATAGGGCCGCCGACATCGCTGGGCGAGATCCTGGACATGGAGCGGCAGCTCGCGGGCGCGAACTTCCTCTGCGACGACGGCGGCACCGGCGCCTCGGGGCGCGAGACGCCCGTGGCCGCCACGGCACTGTTCGAGGACGGCAGAGTGCGGCCTCCGCAGCAGCCCGCGGCGGAGGAGAGGGGCAGGTGGCGGCTGCTGCGGGCGTCGGAAGGCTCGTCCTCGACGACGACGTCGTCCCTGGCGCGGCTGCCAGTGCTGCTCACCGGCATCTGCAGCGGCGGAGCGGGGTAA
- the LOC136521092 gene encoding endoglucanase 17-like — translation MARPVSTAKPMAVVVVALLLAAAASAVLAVHDYGDALRKSILFFEGQRSGRLPPAQRLRWRQDSAIHDGAEAGVDLTGGYYDAGDNVKFGFPMAFTATLMSWGLIDFGRSFGAAHEADARAALRWATDYLLKATSTPGTVYVQVGDASRDHACWERPEDMDTPRTVYKVDAAHPGSDVAAETAAALAAASIVFRDAGDPGYARALLDRAVQVFEFADAHRGAYSGSLRDAVCPCYCDYDGYQDELLWGAAWLHRASRRREYREYIKRNEVALGASVSINEFGWDNKHAGINVLISKEVLMGKDEYFRSFRENADNFICSLLPGISGHPQIQYSPGGLLFKVGNSNMQHVTSLSFLLLAYSNYLSHADARVSCGASSASPVQLRRVAKRQVDYILGDNPLRMSYMVGYGPRYPLRIHHRASSLPSVAAHPARIGCKAGAAYYASPAPNPNLLVGAVVGGPSNSTDAFPDARAVFQQSEPTTYINAPLLGLLAYFSQHPDPAQH, via the exons ATGGCGCGCCCGGTGTCGACGGCGAAGCCAATGGCGGTTGTGGTGGTGGCGCTgctcctcgcggcggcggcgtcggcagTGCTGGCCGTGCACGACTACGGCGACGCCCTCCGCAAGAGCATCCTCTTCTTCGAGGGCCAGCGGTCCGGCCGCCTGCCACCCGCCCAGCGCCTCCGGTGGCGGCAGGACTCGGCCATCCACGACGGCGCCGAGGCCGGG GTGGACCTGACGGGCGGGTACTACGACGCGGGCGACAACGTGAAGTTCGGGTTCCCGATGGCGTTCACGGCGACGCTCATGTCCTGGGGCCTAATCGACTTCGGGCGCAGCTTCGGCGCGGCGCACGAGGCGGACGCCCGGGCCGCCCTGCGGTGGGCGACGGACTACCTGCTGAAGGCGACGTCGACGCCCGGGACCGTGTACGTGCAGGTCGGGGACGCGTCCCGCGACCACGCGTGCTGGGAGCGGCCGGAGGACATGGACACCCCGCGCACCGTCTACAAGGTGGACGCGGCGCACCCGGGGTCCGACGTCGCCGCCgagacggcggcggcgctggcggcggcCTCCATCGTGTTCCGCGACGCCGGCGACCCCGGGTACGCGCGCGCGCTCCTGGACCGCGCCGTGCAGGTGTTCGAGTTCGCGGACGCGCACCGCGGCGCGTATAGCGGTAGCCTCCGCGACGCGGTGTGCCCCTGCTACTGCGACTACGACGGGTACCAGGACGAGCTGCTGTGGGGCGCCGCCTGGCTGCACAGGGCGTCGCGCCGCCGGGAGTACCGCGAGTACATTAAGAGGAATGAGGTGgcgctcggcgccagcgtctccaTCAACGAGTTTGGGTGGGATAACAAGCACGCCGGCATCAACGTCCTCATCTCCAAG GAGGTCCTGATGGGCAAGGACGAGTACTTCCGGTCGTTCCGTGAGAACGCCGACAACTTCATCTGCAGCCTCCTACCGGGCATCTCCGGCCACCCTCAGATCCAGTACTCCCCAG GCGGCCTCCTCTTCAAGGTGGGCAACAGCAACATGCAGCACGTGACGTCGCTCTCCTTCCTGCTCCTCGCCTACTCCAACTACCTCAGCCACGCCGACGCCCGCGTCTCCTGCGGCGCCTCCTCGGCGTCGCCCGTCCAGCTCCGCCGCGTCGCCAAGCGGCAGGTGGACTACATCCTGGGGGACAACCCGCTGCGGATGTCGTACATGGTGGGGTACGGGCCGCGGTACCCGCTGCGGATCCACCACCGGGCCAGCTCGCTGCCGTCGGTGGCGGCCCACCCGGCGCGGATCGGGTGCAAGGCGGGCGCGGCCTACTACGCCAGCCCGGCGCCCAACCCGAACCTGCTGGTGGGCGCCGTGGTGGGCGGGCCCAGCAACAGCACCGACGCGTTCCCGGACGCGCGCGCCGTGTTCCAGCAGTCGGAGCCCACCACGTACATCAACGCGCCGCTGCTCGGCCTGCTCGCCTACTTCTCCCAGCACCCCGACCCAGCGCAGCACTGA